Part of the Etheostoma spectabile isolate EspeVRDwgs_2016 chromosome 21, UIUC_Espe_1.0, whole genome shotgun sequence genome is shown below.
AAATGAAGTTTGTTTCAGATCGTCTTCCAATAGCATCTGCCCATTCTTTGTAGGTTTAAACTTCTCTCTCAAGCTTGTTTTTCTCATTCTTAACAGAacaattttcatcactttttgtgCAAACAACCGAGGAGAAGACTGAAGCGTGCACCATTATCACTATTTGTATGATTCATCATCTCGCtcctttctttattttatgtCTTTGAGTGTGGCCATTCAAATCAGCTTCAAACCCTTTTGCATGTAGTAACTAagtaaaaaaactgagaaagacCCAATGGTTTAGGTGTTCATTTTCAGCATTCCCGTTGAGTGTAATACTTACAGGTGGTTGAAGAGACTGAGAGACACTCCAAACAGCATGTGGATGACGCCCAGGATCACAGACATCTTCATCTTGAATGAGTTGAGGAAGGTCAGCTTGTTTgaggcaagattccagatctgcAGATATTACACAACAAGCTCAAATTTTTGAGACCAACCAAGGTGTGACTGTCCCTTattgctcttttctttttgtgttctaACATTATGCCAAATATataattttctcctttttgttaattattttaGTCATTAATGCAGATGTCAATCTGTAAAAACAGCTCAcaaataagtaagtaagtaagtaaaatgtatttatagcaTTTATAAcagagtgctttacataaaacatatgGGATGctactttttttaaaggctcATTAATGTCCTATAACAGAACAGCAGGGTACTGTAGCTTTTTAGCATCcattactcaaacaggaggaaATGCATTTGTTGGGGAATATTTTCAGCGTAGATTcatccacatttggtgctctagtgaGTATTTGGGGCCGCAGGGCGGTGGATTTGAGTTtcattcaaaataaactacaaaccCAATTCCAGTGAAGTTGGGACGTTGTGTAAAACGTAACAAAACACAGAATACACATTTTCAACCTATATGCAAtttacactacaaagacaagatattgAAAAACCTCACGCAGTTGTTCACAAAGTGGTGAACCATCCTTGCTTGTGAACTTTTTCTGTAGATGCTCCTTTTATACCCCATTTACCCGCTCACCTGTGGAATATTCCAAACAGGTGTTTTTGAGCATTCCTCATTTTCCCCAATCTTTTGTTGCCCCTGTCCCAGCTTTTTTGGAACATtttgcaggcatcaaattcaaaatgagtgaatatttgtaaaaagcaataaagtttatcAGTTTTATCATTAAATGCCTTTGTAGTGTAGTCAATTGAAATCattgtattcttttttaattttgatttacTCAACATCCCAACatcattggaattggggtttgtacGCTAACATGTCCCCCAGTGCAGCAGTGTGGCTGTGATTCTTACCAGAGCAACAACTGCCAACtactgtttttgttattttagtgaGGGTAACAGATTTTACCGGGTCAATTCCAAGAGGATAAGGCCCGTTGAAGACACCAGGAACTGCTGGATCTAACTGTAGAACTGCATTTTCATCAAGTGTCTCATACCTAGAACAGATCAGCAGGAAATGAAAGAATGTATTTTAATAAAGCAGATTATTTACTCGCTGCAGGTTTTAGAGGGAACAGCAATACATTTTAGAAGATGAGTCTACCACACAGAGTATTTAGATTAATAAAATCACATGTATGTCAATAGTATGTTATATGCTTAAAGAACAGAGAATGGGTGGATAACACCTGAATGGATCTGAGTGGTGTAAAAGGATCCTACATTATCAaacacaaattaatttcctGACACTATCTGAATATTTTGGTCAGTTCTCTATATGCTCAATCTGTGACAGTTTATTTTACAGgtgtataatttccaatttttttccTAGGAAGTTTCTTTGAAAATTAAGTCAATGTTTAATTTAGTTTCTAGCATAGCTTAAAGACAGAGCACAGCCAGGAAGACTGACTATGCAAAACTGTGCATTGTTTCTTGACAATCGacagttaaagggtaactagtgtttttttcaacactattttCCTGTTTTGGTGACTAGGTGACttatgggaacaacaatctttaacATTAGTCCAGAATTAAACTAGACTGCTGCAGTCCGCAACAAGCTATAATGCAAGGTAAAAGGCCAATTGTCCAGCTAGTATTTACGtccacaaaagtgcttgttttttccactgacaggctcagattgatATTCTTGGAgcctgacaacattatggaaggaTCAGTTTAGAtttagacctttaaaacctctttgagacctttctgtttaaccagaaactgCTCTGAAGtcgctaaacccaccaaactccatttaaaaaagcaatacttttagcgtgtatagagccagcacattttcacatgtaaattagtaactgtgtgtttattcaaccaaaactagagtagtgatgttggaaaagtggaaagactaACCAAATgtggcttttcatagttttattttgtttctgttgactttaaaTGACGTGTATTTTACATAGATTGcatatattaacagtctatggtattTTAcgatgtttatttacatggagtctgatgtTTTTATgcttaaaaaaaggatcttactctttaactaaagggtTGACCTCCATacaaatcctttccataatgttgtcagacacttagaatattaatctgagcctgttggtgtcaaaacaagcacttctgtaaaggtaaatacaagATGGACTTAcgtacattgtagcttgtttaaCCGCTGACGCtcaaggttgaaaaaaatgttttttacccatccaaacaatttttttctacagtatctttctgtttttgtaaagGCATAACGGTGCCAAACCAGGCCAAACTCACTATGACAACACGTCaggtaaatgttgtttttacatttatgtttgtgttcagattaaacaaacatgtAACATGTTCATTAGTTTATtactttatgctaagctagaaTAAACACGCCCAGACTCCAACCCTGTACATGTGAGATTGATATGGGATACATGATAATATATGATAGATATTAATATTTCCCAAGATGTTGAAGCATTCCTttgatattttttgaaaattttcATGGAAAATTTAAGAAAATACCAACCTTAGGCATGGTGCTGAACTTCATCTATTGATTTGTGGTAGATAAAGTAGACTAACTTTAAGAAAACATTGGTAAAAAACAGGGATGTGGGTAATCTCAAACAGTATCACTGCAAGCAGAGCTGGTGGCTGACTTACGTCCAATTTGCTCCTTTGGGGCCAAACATGGGCCTAACGCTCCATCCAGAGCCGAACATGTTGAGTGACTTGGAGAAGCAGTCGTTGTAAATGATTCCGGTGTAGACGGAGAACATCCCCATCAGGAGGATGATGTAGCGACCAGCAAACACCATGTTGAACAtctacagagacacacaacaactTGGAAATATAATGTGTTTCTAATTGTGGAGTTTGAAAGTTTTAATCaaggctttttttctttatatctTACTGTACCTCGTTGTCACTCTTCTGGGCGACGAGGCGACTCTCGCGGATGACCAGGTAGAGGGCAATACAGGTCATCAGCAAGCCGTGACCCATGTCTCCAAACATCACCGCAAACAGGAAGGGGAAAGTAATGATAGTGTATGGAGCTGAAACAGGTGACACAGAAAGGGACCATCACACAATGAGGCTACAACAATCAAAACCACTCAAATATTCAGTAAGTTGAATATCAATCAGTATGGACTGTTGAAGTGTCTACAAAAAGctgaaaatgttttgtaatATCAAGGACTTCTCTTCTCAGGTGCCGAATGTCtggttcattttttaaatagcagTTGAGCTACTGCCAATGAACAGAAGAACGGAGATAGGAAAGGTGTGGAGCAACAGTTCAAGCAACTGCAGCAGCTGGTGAGAGACGAGTCGACAATTGATTCTTCCAGCAGACATTTCACAGCAAAAGCTTACCAGGAAATGGAGGGAGTATGCACTTATAAAGAAGCTGAAAGGTTTTTAAGCGGTTGTATTATTCATGGTAGCCTTcatgttttcaaaaaacaacaaaatggaagCCACTTCAAAATAattagggaaaaaaaacagtattactgttcaaaaagaaaaactgagaaCAGAAGGGGAACAGGGTGAAATTAGAAAGAAAGCACAAACATTCAgaatattttcataaaataagaTCTTTTTGCTGCTACACTATTACAAGTGTCTGTGATCATTAATTTATATGTTAACTAATATGAAgagtaattaattaaaataaagataaacaaaTTCCTGTATAACCTGGATTGATTTCCCGGTAGTTCCCGATGCCGTAGGCATCCACAATGTTCTGGAAGCCGGATGTGAACTTGTTTGTCTTATTGAAGGTAGGTGGAGTTTGCTTGGTCTGCATCCTGTTGAGAATGGACGGCACTGTGGAGCCGCTCCTCTCCTGTCAAATAAAGCCCTCACTTATCAGTCAAATACTGCCCATGTAAAAAGGGTAAGACCAGATGAATTAAAGAGGCCACCACTCAACCTCATGGCAATAGAAGATAGAATAGATTTTCCCACTTTAGCGTGTAGCTTAACATCGGCATGGCCGCATCATTTGCCCCTGGTTGACGTCACGTATGCTACATCTATTAATTTTACGGTCTATGCTCATGACCTTAGAACAttcatgtaaattaaaaaagtaagacTGCAATtaatactgtataaatacatatggttgggtttttgttttggcTTTGGCACTTTTCTATTcaattttacctttttttttgcagtgataGCACCTGTACACGCATTTGTATGACTGATACATGATTGTATTGACTGTGGTGCAGTTGTTTTACAATTTAGTGGCAGGAACTACAGCCTTGTGTGTTATCAATTCCAACAGCCTAGCTAGACCTCTCACCCTTTGTACTGTGTGATGAACACAGCACTTGGTGCCAAGGATTCGGCAAGTGttgaaataatataaaaaggATTGCAACTTTGTGTGCTAATTTTTGCAAGCTAGCCTTCCCAGCTTCCACTGTCTAAGTGGAATACAAACTTAAAAGCACAATGGGTCCTCACAAAGGCTGAATGATgtaaaaaagacagtcagctTAGATCAATAATTGTCATCATTCATAAGAGAAACAGTATAATGCTCTCTCCAGTTTGCAGCGAAAATCGCCACTCAGAAGATCTAGGCTTAAAAGCTAGCTAAAGAATTATGTGCAAATGTAGTATATCCTCTTCTGAAATGCAAAAATATGCAGCTATAGGATCAACATCAtttatatttgcttttttttttaaagtgaggaGAATTGACATTTCAGTTTAGCTTTATACCCATATTTCTCCAGCAGCAgccatatttatattattttacaaaGTTGCTGTTGTCCATACAAATAAGACAGTGTTTCTTACAGTTTCATCACAGAAAAGGAAAAGCCAAAACATACAAGTGTAAGTGTATCACATTATTGTTCTATCTTGCAGTACTTGGTGCAATTTCAAATGTGTcacaacattgtaatttccccttgcgggattcataaagtatacattgttattattattatgagtgTGGAGTGACAGTTCACAACAACAGGAAGCAGAGCCACAGGGAGCTTTGGATAGACAGAGTCAATAGAGTCTGCATTTTACTCTGGTAGAAGTAAAATTGCTGGTAAAAGTCagccaaaataaaagcatacgATAGGTCAATAATATCTAAAaccattttttaattgttgCCCATGATTTTACAGTTGCAATGTGtaaagcagtggttctcaaacctTTAAACAGCAAAGACctctaaactgacacaaattagaccgTGGGCCCCCATCTGATAAGACTTTGTCACAGGGTCCCCCACCTGATAGAATTTctgcttttagatgttttattacagaaagtgaagaaacaCATGAGCAAAATAGTCATTAAATCTGTCATTGGGCTACTCTTGGATGAAATTATAGTGAAAACTAATTATATCCCTTTTTCTTGGGGACCCCTGGAACCGTTCAAGGACCCCGTTTTTGAGAACCACATGGGTGTAAACAACAAGAAGAGAATAATATGTGATACTtacaccacacaacaaaaacaagaatattAAATACgcaaccaaaccaaaaaaacaacaacaacaacttacCGTCCCTCTTCGCAGAGCAAACTGGATGGAGTCCAGGTCTGAGACAGGACACCACACCTCAGCAATCAGACACTTCTGGGTCACGTCGATGTTGCACAGGTTGAGTGTGTGGTAGATGgccttcatcttcctcaccttGATGAACCACACCCGCATGGTCTTAGAGGCGGCCTGGAGTACTCGCTGACGGTGGTCCTCTGTTTGGTTCAGCACCTACAGTAGACGTGTGGAGCGATTTGTTTTAGATTGTAGATCCTGGTCCAGTCAACACAGGATATATGGATAGTGTAATTCTTGACAGTGTCATAGGTTCACCTGAGGTAAAATGTCATAATGACATGAGTGGCAACCATAGCACAAAGCCTGCTGCTTTGAaattttttatagttttttaaagttaaagttcatttttcacatgctgtttttttgtgttccacctgtgtgtgttgtatccaATGGCCTTTAAGACTACActttttgcttattttttattttgttatatgaACATAATGTGAGATACACATCTGGAATGTGTAGTATTTGTGATGTATTTATTAGATCAGAGTAGTTTTTCTATGTAAGCCTGAGTAAAATTCTCTATATGGTATAAGAGTGTTGCCTTTGGTTGGAAGGCTGAGCCTACAGCAGACCTTTCAAGCAGAACCTGGCTTTTTTCCAGGCTTAATAAGGGCAAACTTTAGGAAACCACAACACTATGAGACGGGACTAAGGTCTTTCACAGATAAGAACTAATGCACAAGAAAACACCAACATCTTATGTAATTTGGAACACTGACATCCTGTTGTGTAAAGTTCCTGATTAATTTCTTGTTTAGTGAGCAGTAGTTTAACAAAGAGTACAAAGACCCATTGAaagaatgaattaattaattgaaaaaaagaacagaactGCTAATGATAATTTGGCTTAAACAATAAGCAGACTTTACTCCAAGGTCAACCATCTCTATAAAAACTGACTCTTACTTTACTCGATTTACATTTTTTGCCAACCTGTTTTGAGTGATATAATGTGTGACGGGAGCTAAAGATCAATTATAGCGACAAGCGTACCATCTGGAGGTCTTCGATACGGCTGTTGACTCCAGCCAGCATTTCCTTCCTCTCCTGTGGGGTCTCTGGACATGGGTAGAGTGAGGCACGGAACCTGGAAAAACCAACAGAGTCGGCTCACAACATCTAACACATACTTTACTGTACTTTGTTCATGTTTCCATcatgtttccttctttcttACTCTGTTTATTTATGATGCACACATGAAAGGGTGCACATCTTGCATGGTGGAATTGAAAAAGGTACTCCAGTGATATAGTTGAGCACTTCAACAAAGTTGGGGACATGCAAGTGACAGATAAAAGAGAAAGAACTAAAAAATATCcttactaaaaaaacaaaaataaaagggtcaaaatcaaagcagcagagGCTGAAATAAATCGATTTTTTCTTGACATGACTCAAGTTCCAAATACACTGGATCCTTTATTTATCATTGCTAGAGCTTTTCTGTCTGGTAAACACTAAGCTTGTAAAACAGACATTATAAATACGTAGTCTCTAAGCCCAACCCAAGATAACCACGTGTTAAATCAATTGCCCTGTTGTGACATCAAGCAAAAACCACCAAAGCAATACTGGGAACCTCAATTCGTTAAATGGCTGGACGTTAGCTCCAAGAAAATGTTGACGATATACCATTGGTCAAAGTGTAGACCATTCTTGTCCCTTACTTTCTATGGTCTATTATGGCACCATGTCCCCTTGTTTGCTAGTCTGGATAAACAGCATTTGTATGGATCCCCCTGTAGTTGTGAACCAATATAGTCCTTCCTATTTCTATTCAGCTTGAAAGTATTGTAGCCATCTTCTTCAGTAACACCCACCCCTCACAGATCTTCTTCACCCTGTTCTTCAGCTGGTCACCTTGGAAGAAGATTATGAACACTGATTTGTGGACTTGGTCTCCCTGTTGGGAAGAGAAGAGGTTTTTAGAAACCTACACCAACTTACACAACTCACAGATGAGTCGTGTATctgtttctaaaatgtaaaaatgtaggaCTGATTTTagcttgcttcttttttttcttcttcttaaaatGTTACTTTACTAGTTGCTATGATTGTGTGTCATGTGTGCTGACCGTGGCGGGGTCTTCCAATGGGTCCTCAATCTCTGCCTTCCTTAAGAAGACGTTACCGCGACACACTCTCCACAGCATCCTCTCAAAGGTCGGAATCCTCTCTCTGCTGATAACTCCAGCCACAAACCTGCACAGACAAAAAATACAAGTTCTCCAAGTTGATAacccaaaacaaacggacaacTGTATATACGCAGTCACACTAAACGGTGGCAAGAAGGACaggtttttgttaaaaagagtgataaataaatggaaatgaCCATTTTGAATCATACTTGATCAGCAggctagctaactagcttaaTTGGATATCTTCCTGATATTATGGAAACCCAACACAGTGGTAACATAGTATATAAAAATGGCAATGTTCCAAATAATGTTTGATACATCATAGAGCACAATTCTATCTATCCAGAAATGCACAATGGTGACCAGTGTTGGGCAGTAACAAATTACTTAGCAATATATTACTGTAATATTAATACAATCCAAATTAACGAGTAGTGTAAGGGATTACAATTTCCAATACCGTAATTATATTACTGTTACTAATCCAAGTAATACTGCATTACTGCATCACACAAATGTGATTTGATTATTGTCCCAGGTCGGCTTTCTTGTATGATGACGTGACGTGTATGCTTGTTGTAAGGCAGGTCAGGGCCAGGGCAGGTCACGTCATGTGGCTAGCCAAAAAGCTATTCAAAggatgacagagagagaaatactTGCAAGAGCTGAAAGTAGTGTCATTATATAAAGGCTTTGATCCGTGTTGGTTACTTTGATGACATCCACCATGTCACTGTGAGCAGAGCAGGGCAGCGTCCCTCACTGGAGTTACTATGGTTATGGGGATCTGCGTTAGTGCTGTAATCAGGCGCTAAACGTTAGGCCCGACAAGGACTGAACCCGacaaaagtacattttgattgacagctttttAAAAGCCCAAACCCGTTTACAGCCCTACATTATTCAGatgtacgcacgcacacagctCTTTTGCCTTTTGTCAGGAATTagtcatttatacatttatacattttgacATCAATTAGTTTAAAGTTTTCCACACCAGACTTGGCTTTCTTTGAGGTGCAACCAAAATGTAATCACCAGGGGCCAGCCTCCGTTTCACCTCCTCAGCATTCATTTTTGCGCTAATCACCTGAACGCTCATTTACCGCGCAACCCGGAGTGCAAGCCCAAGCCTGGCCCGAGCTTGTGTAAAATGATAGAAATTAAGGCCGAACCCTTCGGGTCCGTTGGGTCTTCCTATATGGGTAATTATTGTTCCAATAAAGTAGAATGAATTCTTAAAGAGCTCGAGgttgtgcatttgttttgtgtgtttttatagggttttgttttgtttgttgttgtttggggAGAAGTAAAATAGCAATGTAACAATTAACGCAACtaattacttttaatactaAGTAACAAGTGTTCTTGAGTAACCTGCCTAACACTGATGGTGAaacattatatatttacattCCTGTCAATGGTTTCCCTTTGTTACACAAATCTACATGTGGTAATAAACCAAGAAATGCACTAATGCACTATAGTCATTTTTCATTGCTAGTAAATTTTCAAATTATTTGAAGTAAAACACTGTTATCTGAATATATGGCTGCTTCATCTGCTGAGGGACAATACATCAGGACAAAATATGACAgatgttttaaataaatcactAAGTAGTTGAGGACATCCTAATGACccccaaaatgtgtttttatgtgatgtaaTGTCTCATTTGAAATTCGTGTGAGTATTTCAGTATTTGCCAAGAGAATgtgtatgaaaatgtaaaatatgccTTACCCCAGTCTGAGCGGGGCCCCGCGGCCCCCCTCACTGCCCTCCATCAGAGCTGATGACTCCTCCAGCAGGTTGGGATCCTCCATCTATCAAAGACATTAGGATGACCCCTATTACCTTATTTAGGGAAGCACATTAATTGTGCGTCTCAGAGGGTGAAATGAGCAAACCTCATCAAAGAACTGCTGTGTCCGATGGAGGATGTGTTTGAGCTCCGTCAGCTCCAGGAAGTTCTTCTTCAGGGCTTCCTGGTTG
Proteins encoded:
- the LOC116671508 gene encoding V-type proton ATPase 116 kDa subunit a isoform X3 — encoded protein: MGELFRSEEMTLAQLFLQSEAAYCCVSELGELGMVQFRDLNPDVNVFQRKFVNEVRRCEEMDRKLRFVEKEIKKANIPTVDTGENPEVPFPRDMIDLEATFEKLENELKEINTNQEALKKNFLELTELKHILHRTQQFFDEMEDPNLLEESSALMEGSEGGRGAPLRLGFVAGVISRERIPTFERMLWRVCRGNVFLRKAEIEDPLEDPATGDQVHKSVFIIFFQGDQLKNRVKKICEGFRASLYPCPETPQERKEMLAGVNSRIEDLQMVLNQTEDHRQRVLQAASKTMRVWFIKVRKMKAIYHTLNLCNIDVTQKCLIAEVWCPVSDLDSIQFALRRGTERSGSTVPSILNRMQTKQTPPTFNKTNKFTSGFQNIVDAYGIGNYREINPAPYTIITFPFLFAVMFGDMGHGLLMTCIALYLVIRESRLVAQKSDNEMFNMVFAGRYIILLMGMFSVYTGIIYNDCFSKSLNMFGSGWSVRPMFGPKGANWTYETLDENAVLQLDPAVPGVFNGPYPLGIDPIWNLASNKLTFLNSFKMKMSVILGVIHMLFGVSLSLFNHLYFKKPLNIFLGFIPEIVFMASLFGYLALLVFYKWTAYDAATSKDAPSLLIHFINMCLFNYNDPINKPLYRGQMGIQILLVLIALACVPCMLIVKTMVLRRQHMWKKHLGTQKFGGVRVGNGPTEDEAGIMDHDQLSQHSEEGDEHAEEEPFDFGDVAVNQAIHTIEYCLGCISNTASYLRLWALSLAHAQLSEVLWTMVMHLGLASRSGGGFFGLSIIFSAFATLTVAILLIMEGLSAFLHALRLHWVEFQNKFYCGQGFKFFPFSFESILDGRFDE
- the LOC116671508 gene encoding V-type proton ATPase 116 kDa subunit a isoform X1 produces the protein MGELFRSEEMTLAQLFLQSEAAYCCVSELGELGMVQFRDLNPDVNVFQRKFVNEVRRCEEMDRKLRFVEKEIKKANIPTVDTGENPEVPFPRDMIDLEATFEKLENELKEINTNQEALKKNFLELTELKHILHRTQQFFDEMEDPNLLEESSALMEGSEGGRGAPLRLGFVAGVISRERIPTFERMLWRVCRGNVFLRKAEIEDPLEDPATGDQVHKSVFIIFFQGDQLKNRVKKICEGFRASLYPCPETPQERKEMLAGVNSRIEDLQMVLNQTEDHRQRVLQAASKTMRVWFIKVRKMKAIYHTLNLCNIDVTQKCLIAEVWCPVSDLDSIQFALRRGTERSGSTVPSILNRMQTKQTPPTFNKTNKFTSGFQNIVDAYGIGNYREINPAPYTIITFPFLFAVMFGDMGHGLLMTCIALYLVIRESRLVAQKSDNEMFNMVFAGRYIILLMGMFSVYTGIIYNDCFSKSLNMFGSGWSVRPMFGPKGANWTYETLDENAVLQLDPAVPGVFNGPYPLGIDPIWNLASNKLTFLNSFKMKMSVILGVIHMLFGVSLSLFNHLYFKKPLNIFLGFIPEIVFMASLFGYLALLVFYKWTAYDAATSKDAPSLLIHFINMCLFNYNDPINKPLYRGQMGIQILLVLIALACVPCMLIVKTMVLRRQHMWKKHLSQKREETAAENLEQSLKQTGVSSSCTGLTQQGTQKFGGVRVGNGPTEDEAGIMDHDQLSQHSEEGDEHAEEEPFDFGDVAVNQAIHTIEYCLGCISNTASYLRLWALSLAHAQLSEVLWTMVMHLGLASRSGGGFFGLSIIFSAFATLTVAILLIMEGLSAFLHALRLHWVEFQNKFYCGQGFKFFPFSFESILDGRFDE
- the LOC116671508 gene encoding V-type proton ATPase 116 kDa subunit a isoform X4 is translated as MGELFRSEEMTLAQLFLQSEAAYCCVSELGELGMVQFRDLNPDVNVFQRKFVNEVRRCEEMDRKLRFVEKEIKKANIPTVDTGENPEVPFPRDMIDLEATFEKLENELKEINTNQEALKKNFLELTELKHILHRTQQFFDEMEDPNLLEESSALMEGSEGGRGAPLRLGFVAGVISRERIPTFERMLWRVCRGNVFLRKAEIEDPLEDPATGDQVHKSVFIIFFQGDQLKNRVKKICEGFRASLYPCPETPQERKEMLAGVNSRIEDLQMVLNQTEDHRQRVLQAASKTMRVWFIKVRKMKAIYHTLNLCNIDVTQKCLIAEVWCPVSDLDSIQFALRRGTERSGSTVPSILNRMQTKQTPPTFNKTNKFTSGFQNIVDAYGIGNYREINPAPYTIITFPFLFAVMFGDMGHGLLMTCIALYLVIRESRLVAQKSDNEMFNMVFAGRYIILLMGMFSVYTGIIYNDCFSKSLNMFGSGWSVRPMFGPKGANWTYETLDENAVLQLDPAVPGVFNGPYPLGIDPIWNLASNKLTFLNSFKMKMSVILGVIHMLFGVSLSLFNHLYFKKPLNIFLGFIPEIVFMASLFGYLALLVFYKWTAYDAATSKDAPSLLIHFINMCLFNYNDPINKPLYRGQMGIQILLVLIALACVPCMLIVKTMVLRRQHMWKKHLGTQKFGGVRVGNGPTEDEAGIMDHDQLSQHSEEGDEFDFGDVAVNQAIHTIEYCLGCISNTASYLRLWALSLAHAQLSEVLWTMVMHLGLASRSGGGFFGLSIIFSAFATLTVAILLIMEGLSAFLHALRLHWVEFQNKFYCGQGFKFFPFSFESILDGRFDE
- the LOC116671508 gene encoding V-type proton ATPase 116 kDa subunit a isoform X2; the encoded protein is MGELFRSEEMTLAQLFLQSEAAYCCVSELGELGMVQFRDLNPDVNVFQRKFVNEVRRCEEMDRKLRFVEKEIKKANIPTVDTGENPEVPFPRDMIDLEATFEKLENELKEINTNQEALKKNFLELTELKHILHRTQQFFDEMEDPNLLEESSALMEGSEGGRGAPLRLGFVAGVISRERIPTFERMLWRVCRGNVFLRKAEIEDPLEDPATGDQVHKSVFIIFFQGDQLKNRVKKICEGFRASLYPCPETPQERKEMLAGVNSRIEDLQMVLNQTEDHRQRVLQAASKTMRVWFIKVRKMKAIYHTLNLCNIDVTQKCLIAEVWCPVSDLDSIQFALRRGTERSGSTVPSILNRMQTKQTPPTFNKTNKFTSGFQNIVDAYGIGNYREINPAPYTIITFPFLFAVMFGDMGHGLLMTCIALYLVIRESRLVAQKSDNEMFNMVFAGRYIILLMGMFSVYTGIIYNDCFSKSLNMFGSGWSVRPMFGPKGANWTYETLDENAVLQLDPAVPGVFNGPYPLGIDPIWNLASNKLTFLNSFKMKMSVILGVIHMLFGVSLSLFNHLYFKKPLNIFLGFIPEIVFMASLFGYLALLVFYKWTAYDAATSKDAPSLLIHFINMCLFNYNDPINKPLYRGQMGIQILLVLIALACVPCMLIVKTMVLRRQHMWKKHLSQKREETAAENLEQSLKQTGVSSSCTGLTQQGTQKFGGVRVGNGPTEDEAGIMDHDQLSQHSEEGDEFDFGDVAVNQAIHTIEYCLGCISNTASYLRLWALSLAHAQLSEVLWTMVMHLGLASRSGGGFFGLSIIFSAFATLTVAILLIMEGLSAFLHALRLHWVEFQNKFYCGQGFKFFPFSFESILDGRFDE